Within the Thalassotalea ponticola genome, the region CTCAACCACTGGTAAGTTGTTACACCAACAGTTTGCTGGTCAGCCTGGTAAAATCTTAGCCCTAGAGATGGGTGGTAATAACCCGCTCATCGTGAGTGATGTGGCTGACGTTGACGCGGCTGTACACGATATTATCCAGTCTGCGTTTATTTCAACGGGTCAACGTTGTACTTGTGCGCGTCGCTTATTCTTAAAAGACGACGCCAACGGCGATGCCATTTTGACTAAACTAATTGCCGCAACTAAAGCGATTAAAGTAGGTTACTACGATGATGAGCAGCAACCGTTTATTGGTTCGATGATCAGTGCAAAAGCGGCAGCAGGTATGGTTGCAGCGCAACAAAAAATCATTGAATTAGGCGGCAAAGTGTTGGTTGAATTAACCCAACCAAATGCTGAAACCGGTTTTGTTACACCGGGCATCATCGATGTAAGCGAGGTAACTAACCTTCCCGATGAAGAGCACTTTGGTCCGCTGCTTAAAGTTTACCGCTACAGCGATTTAGACCAAGCGATTGATCAAGCCAACAACACTAGTTTTGGTTTATCAGCGGGCTTATTAAGTGATAGTGAAGCAACTTACCAACACTTCTTTAAGCGCATCCGTGCAGGTATTGTTAACTTTAACAAGCCGATTACTGGTGCAAGCAGCGCAGCACCATTTGGTGGCATTGGTGACAGCGGCAACCACAGAGCGAGTGCTTACTACGCTGCTGACTATTGTGCATTCCCAGTTGCCTCTGTTGAAGCCGAAAAAGTTAGCTTGCCTGAAAGCTTAAGCCCTGGACTGAGCATTTAATGAAGTTAAGTTACCAACTGCAAGTCGCTAGTATCAAACCCGGCTTTTTCAAAGCGGTTGATAACCTATAAAACAACAGGCGAAGGCGCTCTCCTTCGTCTGTTAATTCGCATTAACTCACCAGAGCCTCTTCGCCTACTTAACAATAACACCACATTGCGGTGATATATGGGGATAACTATGAGTAACGAAGTAAAACAATTATTCGCCAACATTTGGCAACAATATCTTGAAGTAACGCCATCTGCAAAGCAAGTACATCAATTACTGGGTAATGGTCACGATATCATTAATGACCACGTTGCCTACCGCACCTTCAATTTAGATAAAGTAAACTTAGACAAGCTAGCACAACATTTGCTTAAGTTAGGCTACCGCGAGTGTGGCGAATACCATTTTGAAGCGAAAAAGCTTTACGCCAAACACTTTGAACACGCTGACGATACATTACCAAAAGTATTTATCAGCGAATTATTGGTTGAGCAATTATCAGCTCAAGCACAGCAGATCATTAAGCGCATTGTTGATGATATTGACGCTGATGCAATGAATGATGCAAGCATCCTCTACGCTGGCCGTAGCTGGGATATCAGCTTTAAAGAATACCAACAATTAGCGAGCGAGAGTGAATATGCTGCGTGGCTTGCTGCATGGGGCTTTAGAGCGAACCATTTCACAGTAAGCATCAATCACTTAGCCAACTACGAAAACATTGAACAAGTTAACCAAGCAATTAAAGACGGTGGTTTTGAGCTAAATAGTTCAGGTGGTGAAATAAAAGGTGATGCGAGTGTGATGCTCGAGCAATCATCGACGATGGCTGATAAAGCCGATGTTGCATTTACCGACGTAACCACAAGTATCCCAAGCTGTTTTTACGAATTCGCCAAACGTTA harbors:
- the astD gene encoding succinylglutamate-semialdehyde dehydrogenase codes for the protein MTQLVQFINGQWLAGQGTSMQSLNPATNETLWQGKSASPEQVDNAIHSARKAFESWGFLTVDERLAIINRFLDVLTENKEQMAIAIARETGKPLWETRTEAGAMIGKVNISIKAYNERTGTVENPMPGAKAFIRHKPHGVVAVFGPYNFPGHLPNGHIVPALIAGNTVVFKPSELTPMVAELTMKLWQQAGLPDGVINLVQGEVETGKALASHPEIDGLFFTGSSTTGKLLHQQFAGQPGKILALEMGGNNPLIVSDVADVDAAVHDIIQSAFISTGQRCTCARRLFLKDDANGDAILTKLIAATKAIKVGYYDDEQQPFIGSMISAKAAAGMVAAQQKIIELGGKVLVELTQPNAETGFVTPGIIDVSEVTNLPDEEHFGPLLKVYRYSDLDQAIDQANNTSFGLSAGLLSDSEATYQHFFKRIRAGIVNFNKPITGASSAAPFGGIGDSGNHRASAYYAADYCAFPVASVEAEKVSLPESLSPGLSI
- a CDS encoding DUF1338 domain-containing protein, with protein sequence MSNEVKQLFANIWQQYLEVTPSAKQVHQLLGNGHDIINDHVAYRTFNLDKVNLDKLAQHLLKLGYRECGEYHFEAKKLYAKHFEHADDTLPKVFISELLVEQLSAQAQQIIKRIVDDIDADAMNDASILYAGRSWDISFKEYQQLASESEYAAWLAAWGFRANHFTVSINHLANYENIEQVNQAIKDGGFELNSSGGEIKGDASVMLEQSSTMADKADVAFTDVTTSIPSCFYEFAKRYPMNDGKLYTGFVAASADKIFESTNN